One region of Miscanthus floridulus cultivar M001 chromosome 19, ASM1932011v1, whole genome shotgun sequence genomic DNA includes:
- the LOC136528459 gene encoding uncharacterized protein → MENSPPPAPAAAAQATRPDPVHRPEDPAPMRSPSPLRPPVAFPTLDSLAVFLRPRLPPGALASWGAVPGTKTLANLFLELAVGDCALHAPADAAPPPAPRVVRAVHVATVRIRNSRGARLVETRQLLSDGTVRRRGPRPLSEKMRPGESPEAAAARAVREELGARAHVRILGGDGARVEERESASYPGLPARYVLHAVDAEVVDGVPEDGEFETEETGEDDGDAGAGAGAITVKRHYWDWIDDDDDDSDSERKEVAAAGARAH, encoded by the coding sequence ATGGAGAATTccccaccaccagcaccagcagcgGCAGCGCAGGCGACGCGGCCCGATCCAGTCCACCGCCCAGAGGACCCCGCGCCGATGCGGTCGCCGTCGCCGCTGCGCCCGCCTGTCGCGTTCCCGACGCTGGACTCGCTGGCGGTGTTCCTCCGGCCGCGGCTCCCTCCGGGGGCGCTTGCGTCCTGGGGCGCCGTGCCGGGGACCAAGACCCTGGCGAACCTGTTCCTGGAGCTCGCCGTGGGCGACTGCGCGCTGCACGCCCCCGCAGacgccgccccaccgccggcgccgcGGGTGGTCCGCGCGGTGCACGTGGCCACGGTCCGCATCCGCAACAGCCGCGGCGCGCGGCTCGTGGAGACCCGGCAGCTGCTCTCCGACGGCACGGTCCGTCGGCGCGGCCCGCGGCCGCTGTCCGAGAAGATGCGACCCGGCGAGTCCCCCGAGGCCGCCGCGGCGCGCGCCGTCCGGGAGGAGCTCGGCGCCCGCGCCCACGTCCGGATCCTCGGCGGGGACGGCGCGCGCGTGGAGGAGCGGGAGTCCGCGTCCTACCCGGGCCTCCCCGCCCGCTACGTGCTCCACGCGGTCGACGCCGAGGTGGTGGACGGCGTGCCCGAGGACGGGGAGTTCGAGACCGAGGAGACCGGCGAGGACGACGgggacgccggcgccggcgccggcgccatcACCGTGAAGCGCCACTACTGGGAttggatcgacgacgacgacgacgacagtgACAGTGAGCGCAAGGAGGTTGCTGCTGCCGGCGCGCGCGCGCACTAG